DNA from Scheffersomyces stipitis CBS 6054 chromosome 1, whole genome shotgun sequence:
GATTTAGCATAATGCCAATAtccttttccttctccTGATACAAGGGAGAGAACTCTTTGAAGGTGTTACTATTACTACTGTGAGTTACAGACAACGACAGTGACGATGCATTGACCGCtttttttgtattcttcaacaccttgatTTCCCTATTAGGAAATGTTTTCTCAAGTCGATTCAAACACTCACCTATAGGATTCAAGTGTCTCCGAACATTCAAGTATTCACGATTCAACCGCTCAAACTCTGTTCTCGACTGGATTGAATTTTGGTGGCTGCTCTGGACCATATGCAATAGCCCATTAACATTCGTCAATGAGCCATACGAATCTACGGAACCCCCCTGATGTGGAACCACTTGGTTGTTGGCCAAACTACTGCTACCTCCAGCTGCACCAGCAGCATTAGTGTTGCTAAGGTTAGAACCTGTGCCCACAGGAGTCAAAGGCGactgttgttgctggtaAATGTCTCTCATGTTGACCTGACTCTGATTGCCATTATAGTTATGTGCGAACATAAGGTTGTTCAACGAGAGATTGGAAAAATTAGACAACTGACTAGGATCCAAGTTGGTGACATCCATCAAAGAATTTTCTCTCTGTAACCATAATCTCTGCTGTGTTCTTGTTTCTATGTTGTGGGCACTGTGCAGTTCTGCTGAAGATGGTGTAGATGTACTATTATTAGTCAAGAAGTTAGAGAAGTTGTTCACGCCTGTATTTACTGGATGAGTTGGTTGCTGGATCTGgttttgttgttgatgaatatgatgctgttgctgttctttttgctgttgttgctggttATGACTGTACAGTTGTTTCTTAGTATTCAAATACTGATTGTTTGTTCTCtgcaagttgttgaagatggtcTGGTTAGGCTGATACGAGTTGTTTTGGACAACATTCCTGTTTGTGGTAACTGGCTCTGCCAAGTGGCTCTCTATTGGATTCGCACGGAATGAGATGCCGCTAATCGTCTCCGAATGATTGGACTCAATAGAGGACTCAGTTCTACCCTTATGTGAGTCTCCATTGTTGACATTGATGTTCCCGGTAGTGTACACATCAGCTCCAAGCATTTTCTGGTGCAAGTGGTGGTTGGCATTTTTGGGATCGATCTTCTTGGTTAGTCCTGTCGATTGCGAAAGTAAAAGTGAACCCCCatacaagttgttggtggtCAAGTCATCTGTCGAACTACGAGCAGAACTGAGCTCGCGCTTCAATTGATCCACAGGGCCCTTGCTGTGATTGCGGCCATTTCTACTGTTGTCTCTGCTGTCTTCTCTGTCTTCTCCAGTTGAAGGACTTGGTGAATGTAACTCTGTTTGGCTCATGCTGAAACGAACTGAGTCATCTCCGTCATGACGACTGCTTCgattttcgttttcaattccacgttcattttgattttcactttctttaCGGTTTCCGTTTTTATAGTCCTCGTTAGCGTTTTCTACAGTCTCCACTTCTGGAAGTTCAGCATTCACAAGCTTCGGCAAGTCGTCTGGAACATTGTTAATCTGCTcaatcaaagaaacagCATTCTCCACTACAGAGGTGGCATTGATGTTCTGTAGAAACTGACTCGACCGTAGCTGTGGATCAACGTTGGAACGGCCTCTTCTGTCGGAACCAGAACTGAACGTTCTATCGTCATCAGCATTATCATTACTACTATTACTTTTATTGGAGttatcaatttcttcattattatCATCATTCAAATCCTCGTACTCCTCGTTGTTTGCATCgtcttcgttcaacttcaagattgcCCTTCCCTTTCTACTGGTAGTTTTAATGCCATGAAGTGGTGCTACGGTTGTGGCATTGAGCATCTTCAACGAGCCAGTCGATTTGTTGGAACGAATCAGCTGGTTGGAAACAGTCTTTGTCAACGGCTGCAATCCCAGTATTTTTGTGAACGAACGATTATTTCTCTTCAAAGCCCCAGTGCTTCTGGTCTTGATGAGGACATCTGAAGACTTGGACCGATTCATTGAAGGACGAGCACCGGTATGTTTGGCCAGTGTCAGCAAACTCGTCACAAGCTTGTTGTGGGACATCAGCCGGTTGTGAACCTTTAGCTTGGAATTGCCGTGATACTGTtttttgttggaattggaaggtACAAAAGATGGAGTTGCAGAGCCACTGGTAGGGCCACCGGATCGTCCGCGGCCGGGCTCCGGCTGCTGTTGCGTGGACGTCGCCCCGGCAGATGCGGCATTGGTGTACATGGCAGTTGGGAACGCCGGAGCTGCTATATTTGCTTGTAAAAACGAAAGAGTTgtgaagaacttcaagaaagtatGACATATTGTTTTACTATGGCACATAAATTGAATGGACTAGAAGGCGGGAGTATCACGTGATTCGCGAACTAGTGCGATTCTATGGTTTGgagtttttcatttttcagctCGAGAGTGTGCGCATTAAATTTAAATGTTAGCTATGACTAAAACTTGATTATGCCTAACTACTATTCTCTATTATTTAGTGTCAACTAAGCCAATCGACACATACACAGAGAATCCATTAAATAACATTCAGTCCACCTGTGCAATTCCCATTTGTGAAGTTCCATCCCTTAGCATGGACTTTTTGTGATTTCGAGGGAACTTCTTTAAGCAAATAGATCTCGGATATGCGTAGTGAAATGTAAGTAAAGCTAACATAATGTCTAATCTGTACAATATTACTCTCAataaaatagaatatacTAAAATCAGCGAACATCTGAGTTGCTATAAATCGGTTTATGACGACAACTTGTTAATTTTGTGAAACACATCTGGGTTGGGCACTTTGATTGATATTTTAGTCAATATTTGCAATTAATGCCTTGATTCAGTCATTATCCACTGTCAAGGATTTTACAATAACTGTAAGATAGGATATTACATTGCACATTGTAGCCATTTGAACTTAATATTGATTATTAAATAGTTAAAGAGATTGGGATATTGCCGGGCTGGATTGCAGTTGtttgaattgaacaaaCGCAATGAACCACATCGACAATTTCTTAATCTCTGGCAGTAAAATTGCATAACTGACGAACgtttctctttttttctctttcttgaatttgtttTAAACAAATTTCGGCAGAAGTTCCCCAATAAAGATATTACATTTGAATATAGAACTGACAACTCTTTTTTATCTATTTATTTGTTTGTTATCTCAGATTTTGGAACTTTTGCCTATCTAAACTATTAATGTCGGTTATGCAGGTACATATTATTTTTTGTCAAACAAAAAAGCACCGCACAAATTGCAACCGTCGAAAAATCCTAGAGACAAGTGATTCAATTTGCTAGGATCATGTCAACAATAGTAACAAAGATTAAATccaagaaaaaaaaatgcATTATACAGTGTTTTCGTGGAGTACGAATGCAGAAATCCAATTACAGAATGAAAACTCCCAAGTATATCTTCAGAAATGAGTTCTTTCTGACTTTTGTTGGTGCGTTCAAACAACAAACTGTAGTCATAGATTCTCTAGCtcattcaagaaaagagtatTTAAGATTTTCGAAATCTCTTCCAGAGTTCCAGGCAGCACACTTAAAAACACATGCCATGGTCGTTATTGAGAGAGACTAGTaaattgcttcttctctataTACTTCTTGcgtttcttcttctctggatTTACTACTCATTATACCACCACTTCAAGGTAAGCTGAACCAATATATACTATGTTTGCAAAAAGCTCGACTTTTCCAAGAGTGCTGTTAATAGCATGAATGTCAGAATCAACCTTATTGAAACTTTGGTCTGAAGTCCAATCAGCACTAATAGAGATACTAGTTGTGAGAATTTTTTAAAGACTGCAGCACAACgcaaatttacaaatatCGGAATATTTAGAAGGTGAAAATCTTCACAGACATGCACAATCAAATAAATAGTTCCAATCTCTTTGGCAGGTACTTCAACTAGTTAGGAATTCCAAAAGTACTTCATATGTATAGTAAGAGTCGGATATCCTCATATTAGGACTAGTCTAACCATCCCTCAGATACTCGGAATGTAATTATTCAGATATTGGATCTTGAAGCTTTCAGGTTAAGATCATTTATGTTATAATATAATGAGGGCAAGAAGTTCGATTTGATGTTCAAGGAGATGGGTCCATCATAGTATGTACCGTCCGACTCCATGTGACATGTGTAAACTGGATCAGGGAAACATATGGAAAGGAGTTCTCGAGTCAACATTAGGAAATATGAATTTCCTACAGACAAGTTCCATCTTTGTGGTGGCCCAGTCCTGCAATAAAGCTCCATTGCATAAAACTCTTATCAAGAATTATAGCGACATTACAAATACAAGACCACTCCAATTGATAGAACATCATATTTACAAAGGTATCTGAATTAGACAATGTTAAGATACTGTCATATCTAGAACCATTTCTTGCCCATTGGTCTTTCATTGTGCTGAGTACCAAGGCGAAGAATTTAGAGCCGTTTCTCATTTGGGACTTTCCTACTTTGGGGAGAAAACGACTATTTCATCTGATCTCCGCTATTTCTGGAACATCTAAAAATGGACCAATTATTTTTGACACTGCGTGGCACACATGTATTCCAATTGaatcaatttttcactttagTTCAACTGAAGTCATTAGAAACAACTGAAACATTTTCGATATCGTTGTGTAGTCGATTCCAACTAGTTCTGTTATTGTTCCACGAAGTGCATACTTGAACCCGATAACGGCCCAATTCAAATATCCTGACCTCAAGCGAATGTCACCATATCGTCCTATTACATGAAACGGATACTAACAAGTCCAAACGAGAACGTCTCTTGGCAATCCGTTTGGCACCCCCATTATAATGCTTCCAAtataaaattgaaatatttgaaatATTATTGCCAACGTGAGCGGAAAATAAAGTTGCATACAAAAAGGCTTTTGACGCAAAATAAATACGATTAATGGGATACCTATTTCTGTTAACTGTGCCTGCAACTCATTGGTTGGGCACTTTTGCTGTAATATTTGCTGTAATATCATCTCGTATATTTCTATAGCCAACCTAGGCTTAGGTTGCTTAT
Protein-coding regions in this window:
- a CDS encoding predicted protein; this encodes MYTNAASAGATSTQQQPEPGRGRSGGPTSGSATPSFVPSNSNKKQYHGNSKLKVHNRSMSHNKLVTSLSTSAKHTGARPSMNRSKSSDVLIKTRSTGALKRNNRSFTKISGLQPLTKTVSNQSIRSNKSTGSLKMLNATTVAPLHGIKTTSRKGRAILKLNEDDANNEEYEDLNDDNNEEIDNSNKSNSSNDNADDDRTFSSEDSRDNSRNGRNHSKGPVDQLKRELSSARSSTDDLTTNNLYGGSLLLSQSTGLTKKIDPKNANHHLHQKMLGADVTESSIESNHSETISGISFRANPIESHLAEPVTTNRNVVQNNSYQPNQTIFNNLQRTNNQYLNTKKQSYSVNNFSNFLTNNSTSTPSSAESHSAHNIETRTQQRLWLQRENSLMDVTNLDPSQLSNFSNLSLNNLMFAHNYNGNQSQVNMRDIYQQQQSPLTPVGTGSNLSNTNAAGAAGGSMVPHQGGSVDSYGSLTNVNGLLHMVQSSHQNSIQSRTEFERLNREYLNVRRHLNPIGECLNRLEKTFPNREIKVLKNTKKAVNASSSSLSVTHSSNSNTFKEFSPLYQEKEKDIGIMLNRLWQDAIISSSSTAANSMRNAPLQNNQHMIPSQQVPSQRPMNPRVSSYNQNQSQFGNMRSQQTPTTRAVKLAGQGGTNASSQSSIPSSQIRRGSEQSVNIA